One window of the Camelina sativa cultivar DH55 chromosome 1, Cs, whole genome shotgun sequence genome contains the following:
- the LOC104786311 gene encoding 4-coumarate--CoA ligase 2 yields MSTQEVMMITDEKQNDDVIFRSKLPDIYIPNHLPLHDYIFENISEFASKPCLINGPTGEVYSYAEVQATSRKIGAGLRKLGVKQHDVVMLLLPNSPEVVLTFLAASFIGATTTSANPFFTPAEITKQAKASAAKLIVTQSQYVGKIKNLQNDGVLVVVTDDVVPEGCLRFSELTQSEDIQVNTEISPEDVVALPYSSGTTGLPKGVMLTHKGLVTSVAQQVDGENPNLYFHRDDVILCVLPMFHIYALNSIMLCSLRVGATILIMPKFEISLLLEQIQRCKVTVAMVVPPIVLAIAKSPDMEKYDLSSVRIIKSGAAPLGKELEDAISAKFPNAKLGQGYGMTEAGPVLAMSLGFAKEPFPVKSGACGTVVRNAEMKIVDPDTGDSLPRNKCGEICIRGHQIMKGYLNDPMATASTVDKDGWLHTGDVGFIDDNDELFIVDRLKELIKYKGFQVAPAELESLLITHPEINDVAVVAMKEEDAGEVPVAFVVRSKDSNISEDEIKQFVSKQVVFYKRINKVFFTDSIPKAPSGKILRKDLRARLATGLIN; encoded by the exons ATGTCGACACAAGAAGTGATGATGATCACTGATGAGAAACAGAACGATGACGTCATTTTCCGATCAAAACTGCCGGATATTTACATCCCTAACCACCTCCCACTCCACGACTACATCTTCGAAAACATCTCTGAGTTCGCGTCTAAACCATGTTTGATCAACGGCCCTACCGGCGAGGTATACTCCTACGCCGAAGTCCAGGCCACGTCCCGTAAAATCGGGGCCGGTCTTCGTAAACTCGGCGTGAAGCAACACGACGTCGTAATGCTCCTCCTCCCTAACTCCCCTGAAGTGGTACTCACGTTTCTCGCCGCCTCCTTCATCGGAGCAACCACCACCTCCGCGAACCCCTTCTTTACTCCAGCGGAGATCACTAAACAGGCCAAAGCCTCTGCCGCGAAACTCATCGTCACACAATCCCAATACGTCGGCAAAATCAAGAACCTACAAAACGACGGCGTTTTGGTCGTCGTCACCGATGACGTCGTCCCTGAAGGCTGCCTCCGCTTCTCTGAGTTGACTCAGTCCGAAGACATCCAAGTCAACACGGAGATTTCGCCGGAAGACGTCGTTGCGCTGCCTTACTCGTCAGGCACGACGGGACTGCCTAAAGGAGTGATGCTAACACACAAAGGTCTCGTCACGAGCGTGGCGCAACAAGTCGACGGGGAGAATCCAAACCTTTACTTCCACAGAGACGACGTGATCCTCTGCGTCTTGCCTATGTTCCACATCTACGCACTCAACTCCATCATGCTCTGTAGTCTCAGAGTCGGTGCTACGATCTTGATAATGCCTAAGTTCGAGATCAGTCTCTTGCTAGAGCAGATTCAGAGGTGTAAAGTCACGGTGGCTATGGTCGTGCCACCGATCGTCTTAGCTATAGCAAAGTCGCCGGATATGGAGAAGTATGATCTGAGTTCGGTCAGGATCATAAAGTCTGGTGCAGCTCCTCTTGGTAAGGAGCTTGAAGACGCTATTAGTGCTAAGTTTCCAAACGCCAAGCTTGGTCAG GGCTATGGGATGACCGAGGCAGGTCCGGTGCTAGCAATGTCGCTAGGGTTCGCGAAAGAGCCGTTTCCGGTTAAATCAGGAGCTTGTGGTACAGTCGTGAGGAACGCGGAAATGAAGATAGTTGATCCGGACACGGGAGATTCCTTGCCTAGGAACAAATGTGGCGAAATATGCATCCGTGGCCACCAAATCATGAAAGGCTACCTCAATGATCCCATGGCCACCGCTTCCACGGTCGATAAAGACGGTTGGCTTCACACGGGAGACGTAGGATTCATCGATGATAACGATGAGCTTTTCATCGTCGATCGGTTGAAAGAACTCATCAAGTACAAAGGCTTTCAAGTGGCTCCGGCTGAGCTAGAGTCTCTCCTCATCACTCATCCAGAGATCAACGATGTCGCCGTTGTAGC catgaaagaagaagatgctgGTGAGGTTCCTGTTGCGTTTGTGGTGAGatcaaaagattcaaatatATCAGAAGATGAAATCAAGCAATTTGTGTCAAAACAg GTTGTGTTTTATAAGAGAATCAACAAAGTGTTCTTCACTGATTCCATTCCTAAAGCTCCATCAGGGAAAATACTGAGGAAGGATCTACGAGCAAGACTAGCTACTGGATTGATTAACTAA